ATCTGGCTCACGTAGTTTTGCAGCTCGGGCTTGGTGTAGAACCTCAACTTGCCGTTGACGGATTTTATCATCACTCCGTGTTCGGAGGTGGCGTAATCGCTCTCGATCTCTTCCAGAAGGAGCGTTACCTGGTTGAGCTTCATTCCCACGATCGATGCGATCTTCCTGGGTTCTATACCGTTCCTGGCCGAGAATATGAGAGCCTCAATAGCGGCTTTTCTGGAGAGTTCATCGCTCAAGTGAACGCCTCCTGATTACCAAAGGGTCTGGACTTTCTAATATGTACCTGTTGAGTTTTAGAAGCTCAAGGACGGCGAGAAAGGAAACTATTATTTCCGACCTGCTTTCGAGCTCTCTCAAGAATTCGTACAGCTCTATCCTTTCGTAAAGCTCCTCTATCTGCTTCATCCTGTCTTCGACCCTCACGCTTTCGGCGACTATCGTGTACACTCTGTCTCTCAAAGCGGTTTCTTTAAGTATCGATTTGAAAGCGGCCATGAGCTTGTCGGGAAGCTCGTCGCTCCTATCAGCTTCAACTGAGGGCTTCGCCATTGCCCTCTCGTAGCTGTATGAATCATAGAGCTTTATTCTAAAACGTTTGGACAGCTCCTTCACGGCCTGGTACTCTTCGACCCTTCTGAAGAGTTCCTTCTGCTGGTTTTCGAAAGCCTCCGCCTCCCTGTCGCTCAACCTTGGAAGTAGGGCTTTGGATTTCATTTCCATCAGGGTTGAGGCCATGACCAGGAAATCGGAGGCTATGTTCATATCCAGAGATTTCATCTTGTTAATGTAGGCTATGAATTCGTCGGCTATGAAGGTTATCGGTATCGAACGAATATCGACCCGGTGTTTTTTGGCCAAATAGAGTAGCAGGTCGAGTGGTCCCTCAAATTCCGGTAAATTGAAGACCAGCTGCAGCTGCTCCACTTCTACCACCCCAGCTTCGTCGCTCGCAACACCTTGCGCATAGTTTCCTGCGCAATGGCACGGGCTTTAGAGTTGCCTTCCTCTATTATTCTATCGACCACCCGGGGGTTGTCCTTCAGATAAGCCAGTTTCTCCCAGACCGGAGAGAGGCTTGTAACAAGGTTTTTCTGCAACAGCTTTTTACAGTCGAGGCAGCCGATACTTGCGGTTTTACAACCGTTCACTACCCAATCCTTATCGCTCTGTGAGGTGGTGAAGGCTTTGTGGTAATCCCATACCGGGCATTTTTCTGGGTCGCCGGGGTCGGTTCTACGCTTTCTGGCCGGATCGGTCATCATTGGAGCCAGCATTTTCCATAGTTCCTTCTCGTCGGTATCTATCAGTATGAAGTTGTTGTAGCTTTTGGACATCTTTCGACCGTCGGTGCCCGGTAGTCTGGGAACCTTCGCCAGGATCGGCTCCGGTTCGGGAAAGACCTCGCCGAACTGGTTGTTGAATTTTCGGGCCACTTCCCTGGTCAACTCAACGTGATAGATCTGGTCCTCTCCCACGGGAACGCCATTGGCGAGATACATGAGTATATCGGCAGCCTGCAGGACAGGGTAGAGCAGGAAGCCCCCGCTAGAGAGATCCCTGTCCAAGATCTGCTCTTTTTGATCCTTGTAGGTGGGAACTCTCTCGAGCCTCGATACGGGGATCAGCATGGAGAAATATACGAAGAGCTCGGCGTGCTCCTTTATCGCCGATTGTATGAAGAGAACGGACTTCTCGGGATCGAGCCCGACCGCTATATAAGTCCTGATTATATCCAGCGTCCATTCCCTGAAGTTTTCCGTGGAGTCTATATGAGAAGTCAACCCGTGCCAGTTGGCCACAAAGTAGAAGCAATCGTTTCCGCTGTCTTGAAGCTCCTTCCACTTTTCAAGAGTTACAAAATGGCCCAGATGAAGTCTGCCGGTAGAGCGCATGCCACTGAGAATCCGCACTGAAATCCCTCCAAACCCGAAACTCTGACTCTATACGATGTCCGGTCAAGCCGGTACGGTAAAGTTCTTACAATGTATTTTAGCACAGAATGATGTTATCATATTTGAGGGTTTACTATAAAAAAACAGGTATCGGGAGGTAATATATGAAATTCAACACCCTTCTAATCATTCTCGTCGTGGTCATGGTCGGTATGACCGCCGTGAATATGTTTATGGCCTTCAACAACAGGCTGGATATCGAAACGCTTTCCTCTTCGAGCAACTATAAATACGATTATGAAGGTCGTGCCACGCTGGACATAGAGACGGAGATTCTCTTCAACAAACCCAATCAGATGACTCAATTTCTCGAGCAGTACGAAAAGCCCAAAGAGCAACAGCAGGCGGATTTTCAGGAGTCAATCACCAAGTTCGCCGAGAGTTTCAATAGGATCATGACGGTGGAAGATTTTCAGTCAACGGCAACGGTACTGGGTACAAACCGGGTAAAGGTGGTCGAGCACGCAGTGATTGCAGGCTTTTCCGCAGTTGAAGAAGGTATCGTGAATACAGATATGGGCGATATGGAGTTCGATCTCACCGGCGTCGAGTCGTCTCTGACCCTGGAGATCCCCGCCGGCGCGAAGGTTGTGAGTGTGGAGCCGGAACCGAGCTCCTCGATAGGAGGAAACATCTTCATATGGAGCAACACCGGAAAAACGCCCTTTCCGAAGATAAGGTTCGGCCAGTGAAAACCCCGACCGATGAAGCGGTCTCTTTCTTCGAACTGCTGAAAAGTTCGAGCAAGACCGTCGTCCTGACCGGGGCCGGTGTCTCCGTAGCCAGCGGTATCCCCGATTTCAGGAGTTCGGGTGGGCTTTACAGCAAAGTCTCTCCTGAGGTCTTCGAGCTGGATTTCTTTCTGGGCAACCCCGCCGCTTATTACAGAATCGCCAGAGAGAGAATACATACGATGGCCGACAGAGATCCCAACCCCACTCATTTTATGCTTTCAAGGCTCCAGCGAGAGGGCATGATAGGAGAGATAATAACCCAGAACATAGACGGCCTGCAGCAACGCGCAGGTGCAAAAGATGTTATAGAACTTCATGGGAGTGTCTCTTCTTTCTCGTGCATGAAATGCCACAGGAGATATTCCAGAGACGAGCTGGAAAAACTTCTTGAAGAGAGCGAAATCCCCTTGTGTAGCTGCTCGGGGCTTATAAAGCCCGACATAGTTTTTTTCGGCGAGATGCTTCCTGCCGAGGCCATTCGAAGGGCCGAAAGGGCTGCGGTCGATTCAGAACTCTTCGTGGCGATGGGTTCTTCACTGGTAGTCTATCCGGCGGCTCAGTTCCCAGTGATGGCCAAGTCTTCCGGCGCGACTCTGGCAATAGTGAACAGGGATTCAACGGGCCTTGACTACATGGCCGATCACATATTCAACGTCACTCTCGAGAAGTTCTCCGGCGAGGTTCTCGCCCTTCTGGATGCGCGTCACCAACAATAAGTGTTTTTGCGAGTCTCAACATACTTGCCAGATAAATCCCCGCTCAAGACTCAAGCGGGGATTTTTGATCGAGAGTTCGAAAACCTCAATTACAGAGTACGGGTAACTGTAAGGCCAGGTACCCGGGTTAGGGTATGATCTTTTCACTTATCGACTTTCCCTGGAGGAAGAGCAGAAGATAATCTCTACCGCCGGCCTTTGAATCGGTACCGGACATATTGAAACCTCCGAAGGGTTGCACTCCCACCAGGGCGCCGGTACATTTCCTGTTGAAGTAGAGGTTACCCACGTGGAAAATGGCCTTTGCTCTCTCTATTCGATGCCTGTTCTTGCTGTAGAGAGAGCCGGTAAGTCCGTACTCCGTTCCGTTGGCGATTCTCATCGCGTCTTCGAAGTCTTTCGCCTTTATGACAGCCGTTACGGGACCGAAGATCTCCTCCTGCGCTATTACAGCATCCGGCGGCACGTCGAAGAAAACCGTAGGCTCAATGAAGAAGCCCGTCCCGTCTAGGCGCTTGCCTCCTGTCAGGAGTCTTCCCTCGCTCTTTCCTTTATCTATATAGCCGAGTATTCTCTTCATGGCGTTTTCGTTTATTACCGGACCCATGTAGTTGTCAGGATCGGTGGTATCTCCGACAGTCAATTTCTCGGTCTTTTCTTTGATCATCGCCACCATCTTTTCGTAAACGTCTTCGACCACGATTATCCTTGACCCGGCAGAGCATTTCTGTCCCTGAAAGCCGAATGCGCTCGCCACGGCGCCATTTGAAGCGGCTTCGAGATCTGCGCTTTCGTCAACGACGACGCAGTCTTTACCACCCATTTCCAGGACAACTCTCTTTATCCATTTCTGACCAACATGATGCCTGGCGGCCAGTTCGTTTATCCTCAGGCCGACCTCTTTCGATCCGGTGAAGGATACGAAACGGATGGCCGGATTTTCAACTATGTAATCGCCTATCTCTCCGCCGGAGCCGGGAATGAAGTTTACGACACCATCGGGCAGACCGGCTTCCTTCAGTATCTGTACGAATTTTGCGGCAATAACCGGCGAATCCGATGCCGGCTTTAGCAGCACGCAGTTTCCGGAAACGGCCGCGGCAGTGGTCATGCCGACCATTATGGCACAGGGAAAGTTCCAGGGTGGAATCACCGCTCCGACACCAAGTGGTATGTACCGCAACAGATTGTACTCTCCCGGAACCTGAACGACCGGTTGGGGTTCGTCATAGCGTAGCGCCTCGCGGCTGTAGAACTCGAGGAAATCTATCGCCTCTGCGAGATCGGCGTCGGCTTCTATCCAGCTCTTCCCAACTTCCAGTATCATCGTGGCGTCGAGTTCAAAGCGCTTCTGACGCATGATTTCCGCCGCCCTCAGGAAGGGTTTGACCCTTTCGTAAGCCGGCAACATGCTCCAACTTTCGAACGCTTTATAAGCGCAATTCAGCGCTTTATCGACTATACCCATGTTGGCACTAGAGACTCTGCCAACGATCTCTTCGGGGTTGGCAGGGTTGCGCGAGAGGATCCTCTTCTCGGTTGAGATGGGCTCTCCTCCGACCATTAAATCGTACTCCTTGCTTTCCGACCTCAACGCTTCTATCGCGCTCCGCATCTTCTCTCTCACACCCGGGTCGGAGGGATCGATGTAAGATTCGTTACGGAACGGCGGTATTACCATATGGTTGGTTGCTTCCAGCATTTCTTACCTCCTATACTACGTTTTTCTCTCTGGTGAAGCCACGCTCGAATCTCTGCAGGCTCAGGTTGGATATATCCACGCTCCTGGGCTCGCCAAAGACTATCCATTCGGCCAGGGCCTCTCCGACCGCCGGCGCGAGCATGAAACCGTGGCCCGAGAAGCCTATCGCAAAGTAGAAGTCCTCCACTTCGTTCGACCTGTCTATTATCGGTTGCGCATCGGGGGACATATTGTAGAGTCCGGCCCAGTGTCTCAGGATCCTCACATCCCTAAGAAACGGAAAGAACCGCGGCATTTTGTCAGACATCTCCTTGAGGAACTTCCAGGTCGGTGTTATTTCCAATCCCGGAAGCTCGTCCCTGTCACCCTGACCCATGATGAAATTTCCCGATTCGGTTTGCCTTATATAGAAATTGTTCACGAAGCTTATGACCAGAGGGTCGAGAATGTGCTCCAGAGGTTCGGTGACGAATATCTGATGTCTGTAGGATTCGGTTGGAAGGTTTAGTCCGACCATTTCTCCCACCTGGTGCGAGTACCCGCCCGCGGCGTTGACCACAATCCCCGTCTCGATCTCTCCCCTGTCCGTAACGACGGTCTTGATCTTGCCGTTCTCTAACAGCACTCTCTTTGCTTGTGTATGAGTCACTACCTCTACACCCATTTTCTCGGCGGCCCTGGCATAGCCGAAGGTAGTCAGATGGGGATTGGCGTGGCCGTCGCTCGGACAGTACGCCGACAGTTTCAGACCTTCAAGGTTCATGAAGGGAAATTTCCTGGTCGTCTCTTCCCGTGAGAGCAGGACGACATCGAGTCCCTCTTCCTGCTGCATGGCGACATTCTTCTTAAAGAGCGCCTCCTCCTCTTCGTTGTACGCTAGAAGCAGGTAACCTCCCTGAAAGTATTCGATGTCCAGTCCGACTTCTTTCTCGAAGTTTTTGAAGTGTTCGACGCTTCTCATGGCCAGCCGGACGTTCATTCTTTCCGACCACTGCTGCCTGATCCCCCCGCCGCACCTTCCGGTAGAGCCGGAAGAGAGGTAATCTCTTTCGAGAAGTACCACATCTGTGAGTCCGTTTTTAGCCAAATAGTAGGCAGTGGCAGAGCCGACGACGCCGCCACCGATTATCGTTACGCGCGCCTTATTTTTCATCTTCGTTCACCTTTACGTTTCTTTCGATCGCTCCGAAACTCACCGGAATCACCGGCGGCCTGAGGGTTCCAGGAGATAATTTTTCTACCGGCAATCCCGTCTCGCCTGAAAGGATCATTAGTGTGTTCAGACGACAGGTTCTGCCTCCGCAGGGCCCCATGCTCACCCTCAGATACCTCCGCAGCTCTTCGAAATCTACATAGCCCTCTCTTATGGCCTTCTTGACCTGTTCAACCGTTATCTCTTCGCAGCGACAGACCAGTGAGCTTTCTTCTCTGTTCGTTACGTGTATGTGGCGAACATCTCTGCCCAGCTCTTCGGG
This portion of the Mesotoga infera genome encodes:
- a CDS encoding segregation and condensation protein A — translated: MEQLQLVFNLPEFEGPLDLLLYLAKKHRVDIRSIPITFIADEFIAYINKMKSLDMNIASDFLVMASTLMEMKSKALLPRLSDREAEAFENQQKELFRRVEEYQAVKELSKRFRIKLYDSYSYERAMAKPSVEADRSDELPDKLMAAFKSILKETALRDRVYTIVAESVRVEDRMKQIEELYERIELYEFLRELESRSEIIVSFLAVLELLKLNRYILESPDPLVIRRRSLER
- the trpS gene encoding tryptophan--tRNA ligase is translated as MRILSGMRSTGRLHLGHFVTLEKWKELQDSGNDCFYFVANWHGLTSHIDSTENFREWTLDIIRTYIAVGLDPEKSVLFIQSAIKEHAELFVYFSMLIPVSRLERVPTYKDQKEQILDRDLSSGGFLLYPVLQAADILMYLANGVPVGEDQIYHVELTREVARKFNNQFGEVFPEPEPILAKVPRLPGTDGRKMSKSYNNFILIDTDEKELWKMLAPMMTDPARKRRTDPGDPEKCPVWDYHKAFTTSQSDKDWVVNGCKTASIGCLDCKKLLQKNLVTSLSPVWEKLAYLKDNPRVVDRIIEEGNSKARAIAQETMRKVLRATKLGW
- a CDS encoding DUF4897 domain-containing protein, which codes for MKFNTLLIILVVVMVGMTAVNMFMAFNNRLDIETLSSSSNYKYDYEGRATLDIETEILFNKPNQMTQFLEQYEKPKEQQQADFQESITKFAESFNRIMTVEDFQSTATVLGTNRVKVVEHAVIAGFSAVEEGIVNTDMGDMEFDLTGVESSLTLEIPAGAKVVSVEPEPSSSIGGNIFIWSNTGKTPFPKIRFGQ
- a CDS encoding SIR2 family NAD-dependent protein deacylase, with translation MKTPTDEAVSFFELLKSSSKTVVLTGAGVSVASGIPDFRSSGGLYSKVSPEVFELDFFLGNPAAYYRIARERIHTMADRDPNPTHFMLSRLQREGMIGEIITQNIDGLQQRAGAKDVIELHGSVSSFSCMKCHRRYSRDELEKLLEESEIPLCSCSGLIKPDIVFFGEMLPAEAIRRAERAAVDSELFVAMGSSLVVYPAAQFPVMAKSSGATLAIVNRDSTGLDYMADHIFNVTLEKFSGEVLALLDARHQQ
- the pruA gene encoding L-glutamate gamma-semialdehyde dehydrogenase, which encodes MLEATNHMVIPPFRNESYIDPSDPGVREKMRSAIEALRSESKEYDLMVGGEPISTEKRILSRNPANPEEIVGRVSSANMGIVDKALNCAYKAFESWSMLPAYERVKPFLRAAEIMRQKRFELDATMILEVGKSWIEADADLAEAIDFLEFYSREALRYDEPQPVVQVPGEYNLLRYIPLGVGAVIPPWNFPCAIMVGMTTAAAVSGNCVLLKPASDSPVIAAKFVQILKEAGLPDGVVNFIPGSGGEIGDYIVENPAIRFVSFTGSKEVGLRINELAARHHVGQKWIKRVVLEMGGKDCVVVDESADLEAASNGAVASAFGFQGQKCSAGSRIIVVEDVYEKMVAMIKEKTEKLTVGDTTDPDNYMGPVINENAMKRILGYIDKGKSEGRLLTGGKRLDGTGFFIEPTVFFDVPPDAVIAQEEIFGPVTAVIKAKDFEDAMRIANGTEYGLTGSLYSKNRHRIERAKAIFHVGNLYFNRKCTGALVGVQPFGGFNMSGTDSKAGGRDYLLLFLQGKSISEKIIP
- a CDS encoding NAD(P)/FAD-dependent oxidoreductase, with protein sequence MKNKARVTIIGGGVVGSATAYYLAKNGLTDVVLLERDYLSSGSTGRCGGGIRQQWSERMNVRLAMRSVEHFKNFEKEVGLDIEYFQGGYLLLAYNEEEEALFKKNVAMQQEEGLDVVLLSREETTRKFPFMNLEGLKLSAYCPSDGHANPHLTTFGYARAAEKMGVEVVTHTQAKRVLLENGKIKTVVTDRGEIETGIVVNAAGGYSHQVGEMVGLNLPTESYRHQIFVTEPLEHILDPLVISFVNNFYIRQTESGNFIMGQGDRDELPGLEITPTWKFLKEMSDKMPRFFPFLRDVRILRHWAGLYNMSPDAQPIIDRSNEVEDFYFAIGFSGHGFMLAPAVGEALAEWIVFGEPRSVDISNLSLQRFERGFTREKNVV